Proteins encoded together in one Coffea arabica cultivar ET-39 chromosome 2c, Coffea Arabica ET-39 HiFi, whole genome shotgun sequence window:
- the LOC113724623 gene encoding 3-ketoacyl-CoA synthase 7-like, giving the protein MGCSAGILSISLAKDLLKVHKNSTALVLCMESVSANVYEGKVKSMLRMGGAGILLSNRNSDRRKAKYESQQIVRTTLSSRTGSYEYVMQDLDDEGYIGVSLSRAILQVAGDALSINLLTLGALVLPYWELVRYGLDIIWKKIWAPARKRGGRAIIDTIKDKLKLTDRDAETSKMTLYRFGNTSSSSTWYSLSYLEAKGRVKKGDKIWQLAFGSGFKCNSAVWKCISELKPDNANAWSDRIDQYPVKVPDRRVYYQSLKMI; this is encoded by the exons ATGGGCTGCAGTGCAGGGATTTTGTCAATCAGCCTAGCGAAGGACTTGCTCAAAGTGCACAAAAATTCCACAGCTCTAGTTCTCTGCATGGAATCAGTAAGTGCAAATGTATACGAGGGTAAAGTCAAGTCTATGCTTCGAATGGGAGGAGCAGGGATTCTACTATCAAATCGAAATTCAGACAGACGAAAAGCGAAATACGAATCACAACAAATTGTCAGGACCACTCTCAGTTCCAGGACAGGTTCTTATGAGTATGTGATGCAGGACCTAGATGATGAAGGCTATATAGGAGTCTCCCTTTCAAGGGCTATACTTCAAGTTGCAGGGGATGCCCTGAGCATTAACTTGTTAACATTAGGTGCATTGGTGCTGCCTTATTGGGAGCTAGTTCGATATGGACTAGACATAATATGGAAGAAAATCTGGGCTCCTGCTAGAAAAAGAG GTGGAAGGGCAATAATAGATACCATTAAGGACAAACTAAAATTGACAGATAGGGATGCTGAAACCTCAAAAATGACTCTTTACAGGTTCGGAAACACCTCATCTTCATCGACGTGGTATTCATTAAGCTATCTAGAGGCCAAGGGGAGAGTCAAAAAGGGTGACAAGATTTGGCAGCTGGCTTTTGGTAGTGGATTCAAGTGCAATAGTGCAGTTTGGAAGTGTATTTCAGAGCTCAAACCAGACAATGCCAATGCTTGGTCAGACAGGATTGATCAGTATCCAGTAAAAGTACCAGAT AGACGTGTGTATTATCAGTCATTGAAGATGATTTAG
- the LOC113727690 gene encoding uncharacterized protein isoform X1, with protein MNCFLCNFYGFLIFLDGLPRGWGELVDCMIKCNWEKMVIPPAVRPERVTNFLKPYVLKMHFTNKFVSAQVIHTPTATVASSASSQEQALRLSMEKARESTRDVAAAGKIGKILGERLLLKGIPAVSIFLKREQKYHGKVKAVIDSVREAGVKLV; from the exons ATGAACTGCTTTCTCTGCAATTTCTACGGCTTTCtcatttttttgg ATGGGTTGCCCCGGGGCTGGGGGGAATTGGTGGATTGTATGATCAAGTGCAACTGGGAG AAAATGGTTATCCCTCCTGCAGTTCGGCCAGAAAGAGTTACCAATTTTCTCAAGCCTTATGTCCTGAAGATGCACTTCACGAATAAGTTTGTGTCTGCTCAAGTAATCCACACACCAACAGCAACTGTAGCATCCTCTGCCAGCTCACAAGAGCAGGCACTGCGGTTAAGCATGGAAAAAGCCAGAGAAAGTACAAGGGACGTTGCAGCTGCTGGCAAAATAGGCAAGATATTGGGCGAGCGACTGCTTCTCAAGGGTATTCCGGCTGTTTCAATTTTCTTGAAGAGAGAACAGAAGTATCATGGCAAAGTTAAAGCAGTAATTGATTCCGTGAGGGAAGCAGGTgtcaaattagtttaa
- the LOC113727687 gene encoding GDSL esterase/lipase At5g03980-like, giving the protein MDRSRVWTPSDGNGQNGKITFWSYCVICCVLLIYTSSEKIGILMNSRKLGNYSFKIAADNIGTIRPLEKACHFNKIYQLGDSIADTGNLVRESPFGSGYPFAHLPYGETTFGFPTGRCSDGLLMIDYIALAAGLPYLEPSMKEDGNFTTGVNFAVGGSTALPKEVLEAKDITNPISNSSLSVQLDWMSSHFASICHTKEGCRKMLEKSLFFVGEIGGNDYNVPFLEGRSMNELTALVPGVVQSITNAIKRVIDFGATRIIVPGNFPIGCIPVYVACFQTNDTAAYDEHHCLKDLNNFAEIHNQLLKASIKKLKKDYPKVVIVYGDYYNAYLSLLSNARSLGFDENALQKACCGTEPYDCSGGKLCGTPGVKACPRPDKYISWDGVHSTQQAYKYMTAHLLDSIMPQLKCHSSAQDA; this is encoded by the exons ATGGACAGATCTCGTGTGTGGACACCATCTGACGGTAATGGACAAAAT GGCAAGATTACATTTTGGAGCTATTGTGTCATTTGTTGTGTACTGCTCATTTACACTTCTTCAGAGAAGATAGGAATCCTTAT GAACTCAAGAAAACTAGGAaattatagtttcaaaattgcTGCTGACAATATCGGAACAATACGGCCATTGGAGAAAGCATGTCATTTCAATAAAATATATCAGCTAGGGGACTCAATAGCTGATACCGGAAATCTTGTTCGAGAGAGTCCCTTCGGCAGTGGTTATCCTTTCGCCCATCTTCCTTACGGAGAAACAACCTTTGGATTTCCTACTGGTCGATGTTCTGATGGCCTTCTTATGATCGACTACATCG CATTGGCAGCTGGTCTCCCATACCTGGAACCCTCCATGAAAGAGGATGGAAACTTCACCACTGGGGTAAATTTTGCTGTTGGCGGCAGTACTGCTTTACCAAAAGAGGTGTTGGAAGCTAAAGATATTACCAATCCAATATCCAACAGTTCACTTAGTGTACAGTTGGACTGGATGTCCTCTCATTTCGCCTCTATTTGCCATACCAAAGAAG GATGCCGTAAGATGCTTGAAAAATCTCTTTTCTTCGTTGGAGAGATTGGTGGTAACGATTATAATGTGCCATTCCTCGAAGGAAGAAGCATGAATGAGTTAACTGCCTTAGTGCCAGGAGTCGTCCAAAGTATTACCAATGCTATCAAG AGAGTCATTGATTTTGGGGCAACTCGAATTATTGTCCCAGGAAACTTCCCAATCGGTTGTATTCCAGTTTATGTTGCTTGCTTTCAGACAAACGATACAGCAGCATATGATGAACATCATTGTCTTAAAGACTTGAACAACTTCGCTGAGATTCACAATCAGCTTCTAAAAGCATccatcaagaaattgaaaaaagatTATCCCAAAGTTGTCATTGTCTATGGTGACTACTACAATGCCTATTTGTCACTCCTGTCCAATGCCCGAAGTCTAG GATTTGATGAAAATGCTTTACAAAAAGCTTGTTGTGGAACTGAGCCATATGATTGCTCTGGTGGCAAGTTATGTGGCACTCCTGGAGTTAAAGCTTGTCCAAGACCTGATAAGTACATAAGCTGGGATGGAGTTCATTCCACGCAGCAAGCATACAAGTACATGACAGCACACTTGCTGGACTCTATCATGCCTCAGTTAAAGTGTCATTCTTCAGCTCAAGATGCTTGA
- the LOC113727690 gene encoding uncharacterized protein isoform X3 — protein sequence MIKCNWEKMVIPPAVRPERVTNFLKPYVLKMHFTNKFVSAQVIHTPTATVASSASSQEQALRLSMEKARESTRDVAAAGKIGKILGERLLLKGIPAVSIFLKREQKYHGKVKAVIDSVREAGVKLV from the exons ATGATCAAGTGCAACTGGGAG AAAATGGTTATCCCTCCTGCAGTTCGGCCAGAAAGAGTTACCAATTTTCTCAAGCCTTATGTCCTGAAGATGCACTTCACGAATAAGTTTGTGTCTGCTCAAGTAATCCACACACCAACAGCAACTGTAGCATCCTCTGCCAGCTCACAAGAGCAGGCACTGCGGTTAAGCATGGAAAAAGCCAGAGAAAGTACAAGGGACGTTGCAGCTGCTGGCAAAATAGGCAAGATATTGGGCGAGCGACTGCTTCTCAAGGGTATTCCGGCTGTTTCAATTTTCTTGAAGAGAGAACAGAAGTATCATGGCAAAGTTAAAGCAGTAATTGATTCCGTGAGGGAAGCAGGTgtcaaattagtttaa
- the LOC113727690 gene encoding uncharacterized protein isoform X2, with translation MQFFSVFPTGASLHCKKMVIPPAVRPERVTNFLKPYVLKMHFTNKFVSAQVIHTPTATVASSASSQEQALRLSMEKARESTRDVAAAGKIGKILGERLLLKGIPAVSIFLKREQKYHGKVKAVIDSVREAGVKLV, from the exons ATGCAATTCTTCAGTGTTTTTCCAACAGGGGCTAGTCTTCACTGCAAA AAAATGGTTATCCCTCCTGCAGTTCGGCCAGAAAGAGTTACCAATTTTCTCAAGCCTTATGTCCTGAAGATGCACTTCACGAATAAGTTTGTGTCTGCTCAAGTAATCCACACACCAACAGCAACTGTAGCATCCTCTGCCAGCTCACAAGAGCAGGCACTGCGGTTAAGCATGGAAAAAGCCAGAGAAAGTACAAGGGACGTTGCAGCTGCTGGCAAAATAGGCAAGATATTGGGCGAGCGACTGCTTCTCAAGGGTATTCCGGCTGTTTCAATTTTCTTGAAGAGAGAACAGAAGTATCATGGCAAAGTTAAAGCAGTAATTGATTCCGTGAGGGAAGCAGGTgtcaaattagtttaa
- the LOC113727690 gene encoding uncharacterized protein isoform X4, which translates to MVIPPAVRPERVTNFLKPYVLKMHFTNKFVSAQVIHTPTATVASSASSQEQALRLSMEKARESTRDVAAAGKIGKILGERLLLKGIPAVSIFLKREQKYHGKVKAVIDSVREAGVKLV; encoded by the coding sequence ATGGTTATCCCTCCTGCAGTTCGGCCAGAAAGAGTTACCAATTTTCTCAAGCCTTATGTCCTGAAGATGCACTTCACGAATAAGTTTGTGTCTGCTCAAGTAATCCACACACCAACAGCAACTGTAGCATCCTCTGCCAGCTCACAAGAGCAGGCACTGCGGTTAAGCATGGAAAAAGCCAGAGAAAGTACAAGGGACGTTGCAGCTGCTGGCAAAATAGGCAAGATATTGGGCGAGCGACTGCTTCTCAAGGGTATTCCGGCTGTTTCAATTTTCTTGAAGAGAGAACAGAAGTATCATGGCAAAGTTAAAGCAGTAATTGATTCCGTGAGGGAAGCAGGTgtcaaattagtttaa